One window from the genome of Acinetobacter sp. LoGeW2-3 encodes:
- a CDS encoding primosomal protein N', which produces MSDHPASTPPVYRVRVAVPVHLFDCFDYSLSAEQYQQAKVGARVAVSFGRQNLVGVVMEKLPPDAPLDSSFKLKDITELLDDRALIDTKVLNLLNWSAQYYQFPIGEVVQSALPTLLRQGKPYNLLARNWKLLDDQAEAKVRRSERQQEAYKILKLHPVGTTETVLNLAGVETAILKALEKKGICECVLEAQDFSPQPVQLAQMPLTANLEQQHAIQQVLKFKNKYQAFLLDGLTGSGKTEVYLQIMEKVLKQGKQVLVLVPEIGLTPQTISRFQSRFHCHIALLHSGLNDSKRLQAWQAAETGKASIVLGTRSAIYTPMPNLGLIILDEEHDLSFKQQEGFRYHARDVALYRGHLQQCPVLLGSATPSIDSYALVENGKMQALELNQRAGTALMPKIHILDLKVAQKQHGISLHLIQEIRKRLEKKEQVLVFLNRRGYAPVLICDSCGWQAQCPNCDANFTVHRQPYQHLHCHHCGTLHRMPDHCPSCNHTELKTLGMGTGKVEEQLNELFPDHEVIRVDRDSTSRVGSWQKIYDKIQKSEPAILLGTQMLAKGHHFPYVTLVAILDIDSGLLSVDFRATERTAQLIVQVAGRAGRGERKGDVYLQTLRPDHALLNTLVTDNYRAFAKQTLEQRQIARMPPYRYAVMIRCESRDQTLNTEFLQKHAAVLRQYQDLQLEIWGPIPAPMERKAGRYQSHMVLLSADRARLHYYVRAWWQAMLQDKPSSMKLSLDVDPQELS; this is translated from the coding sequence ATGTCAGATCACCCAGCCTCGACTCCTCCGGTTTATCGCGTTCGTGTCGCTGTTCCTGTTCATCTGTTTGACTGCTTTGATTACAGCTTAAGTGCGGAGCAATACCAGCAGGCTAAGGTCGGTGCTCGAGTGGCGGTGTCGTTTGGTCGGCAGAATCTGGTTGGGGTCGTTATGGAAAAACTGCCACCAGATGCTCCTCTCGATTCTAGCTTTAAACTCAAAGATATTACTGAGTTATTAGATGATCGAGCACTGATTGATACCAAGGTGCTGAATCTTTTGAACTGGTCAGCGCAGTATTACCAATTTCCAATTGGTGAGGTGGTGCAAAGTGCCCTACCCACCCTGCTCCGTCAAGGCAAACCCTATAACCTGCTGGCCCGGAACTGGAAACTTTTAGATGATCAGGCTGAAGCCAAAGTTCGCCGTTCCGAGCGTCAGCAAGAAGCCTATAAAATTCTGAAACTGCATCCAGTTGGCACCACGGAAACCGTACTAAATCTGGCGGGTGTAGAAACGGCCATCCTGAAAGCCCTAGAGAAAAAAGGCATTTGTGAATGTGTGCTGGAAGCTCAAGACTTTAGCCCACAACCCGTTCAACTTGCGCAGATGCCACTGACAGCGAATCTGGAACAACAGCATGCTATTCAACAGGTGCTGAAATTTAAGAACAAATATCAGGCTTTTTTGCTGGATGGCCTGACCGGTAGCGGCAAAACCGAAGTCTACTTGCAGATCATGGAAAAGGTGCTGAAACAGGGCAAACAGGTTTTAGTGTTAGTTCCAGAAATTGGCCTGACTCCGCAAACCATTAGTCGTTTCCAGTCGCGTTTCCATTGTCATATTGCCCTGCTACATTCTGGCCTCAATGACTCTAAACGCCTGCAAGCCTGGCAGGCGGCAGAAACTGGTAAAGCCTCGATTGTACTGGGTACCCGTTCGGCAATTTATACCCCGATGCCGAATCTGGGGCTGATCATTCTGGATGAAGAACATGATCTGTCCTTTAAACAGCAAGAAGGCTTCCGTTACCATGCCCGGGATGTCGCCTTATATCGCGGTCATTTGCAGCAGTGTCCAGTATTACTCGGTTCAGCGACACCAAGCATTGACAGCTATGCATTGGTAGAAAATGGCAAAATGCAGGCACTGGAACTGAATCAACGTGCTGGTACGGCATTAATGCCAAAGATTCATATTCTGGATCTGAAAGTGGCGCAGAAGCAGCATGGCATCAGCCTGCATCTGATTCAAGAAATACGTAAGCGTCTGGAGAAAAAGGAACAGGTATTGGTTTTCCTGAACCGTCGCGGTTATGCACCAGTGCTGATTTGTGATAGCTGTGGCTGGCAGGCACAATGTCCAAACTGTGATGCCAATTTCACTGTACATCGTCAGCCTTATCAACATCTGCATTGCCATCATTGCGGTACGCTGCACCGTATGCCAGACCATTGCCCAAGCTGCAATCATACCGAACTCAAAACACTCGGGATGGGGACAGGTAAGGTCGAAGAACAGCTGAATGAATTATTTCCCGATCATGAAGTCATTCGTGTGGACCGTGATTCCACCAGTCGGGTCGGCAGCTGGCAAAAAATTTATGACAAGATTCAAAAAAGTGAACCCGCCATTCTGCTCGGTACGCAAATGCTGGCTAAAGGTCACCATTTTCCTTATGTTACGCTGGTCGCCATTTTAGATATCGATTCTGGTTTACTCAGTGTGGACTTCCGTGCTACAGAACGCACCGCTCAGCTGATTGTACAGGTGGCGGGACGTGCCGGGCGTGGTGAACGTAAAGGCGATGTCTATTTACAGACCTTACGTCCCGACCATGCTTTGCTCAATACCCTGGTCACGGATAACTATCGGGCTTTTGCTAAACAGACTTTAGAACAGCGTCAGATTGCCCGGATGCCGCCCTACCGCTATGCGGTGATGATTCGCTGCGAATCACGTGATCAGACATTAAATACTGAATTCCTACAGAAACATGCTGCGGTCTTGAGGCAGTATCAGGACCTGCAGCTGGAGATCTGGGGACCTATTCCGGCACCGATGGAACGTAAAGCAGGACGCTATCAATCGCATATGGTACTGCTTTCGGCAGACCGTGCGCGTTTGCACTATTATGTCAGGGCATGGTGGCAAGCCATGCTGCAGGATAAGCCTTCTTCAATGAAGCTGAGTCTGGACGTCGATCCACAAGAACTAAGCTAG